The genomic window TTCCTGGGTGTTGCCGCTGTGGGAGATGGCCATCACCACATCCGCGGGCTGAAGCATGCCCAGGTCGCCATGGATGCCTTCCGCGGCGTGGAGAAAGATCGAGGTCGTGCCAGTGCTGGCCAGGGTCGCGGAGACCTTTCTGGCGATGATCCCGGCTTTGCCGACCCCCGTGAGGACCACCTTGCCCTGGCAATCCTTCAGGATCTGAAATGCTTTCTCGGCCTGCGCCGGATCGAGCTGCTCCGCCACGCGCAGGATGGCCTCTGCTTCCAGCTTCAGCTCTTGCTGCAATTGGCCGATGATACTCATGTCACCTCCCGCCCAAGAGCCAAAAACGGCCGATGGGCCTGGTCTGCTCTACCCAAGATCTGCCGCATGTGTCAGGAGCCATCCCGGATCCGCTTCACGGCGTCTTCAAAGCTCATCGAGCCAAGGTCGCCGACGGTGTGCTGGCGTAGGGTGAGAGTCTCGTTTTCTTGCTCTTTTTTGCCCAGAATGCACATGAAGGGGACCTTGCGGATCTCGGCCTCGCGGATCTTGTAGCCGATCTTTTCGTTGCGGGCATCCACCTCGCAGCGCAATCCGAGGAGATTCATCTGTTCCTCGATCTTGCGCGCGTATTCCAATTGGCCGTCGGTGATCGGCAGGATAACCAATTGCACCGGGCAGAGCCAGAGCGGCAGGTTTCCGGAATGGTATTCCAGCAGGGTGGCGAAAAAGCGCTCGACCGAACCCAGGATGGCGCGATGGATCATGAAAGGCCGGTGCTGGGCGTTATCCGCTCCAATATAGCTCATCTTGAAGCGCTCCGGCTCGTTGAAATCGAACTGGATGGTGGTGCATTGCCAGGCGCGGCCGATGGCGTCCTTGATCTTGATATCGATCTTGGGGCCGTAAAAAGCGCCGCCGCCCGCGTCCACTTCATAGGCCAGGCCGAGTTTTTCCAGGGACTGGCGCAGGCTGGCGGTGGCGGTTTCCCAATCCTGGGGATCGCCGACCTTGGCCTCGGGCATGGTGCTCAGATAGATCAGGAATTCCTGGAAGCCAAAGTGCCTGAGCATGTCCAGGGAGAAAACGATCAGCTTTTCCACCTCGCCGTCGAGCTGGTCCGGGGTGCAGATGATGTGGGCGTCGTCCTGGGTGAAGCCGCGGACCCTCATCAAACCGTGTAAAACGCCGGAGCGCTCGTAGCGGTAGACGGTTCCCAGTTCGCCCAGGCGCAGGGGTAACTCGCGATAGCTGTGCAGATTGCTGTTGTAGATGGCGATATGGAAGGGGCAGTTCATCGGTTTTATGTAGTATTCCTGCCCTTCGACATCCATCGGGGCATACATGTTTTCCTTGTAAAAGCCCAGGTGTCCGCTGGTCTCCCAAAGGTTGGCGCGTCCCACGTGCGGGGTGTAAACCAGCTTGTAGCCGCGCTTGAGATGCTCTTCCTTCCAGTAGGTTTCGATCAGGTGGCGGATCATGGCGCCGTTGGGATGCCAAAGCACCAGGCCGGGGCCGATGTCGTCGTTGATGGAAAAGAGGTCCAGGTCCTTGCCCAGCTTGCGGTGGTCGCGCAAAGCCGCCTGGCGCAGGAATTCCAGATATTCGTCCAGTTCCTTCTGGGTGGGGAAGCTGATGCCGTAGATCCTTTGCAGCATCTTGTTCTTTTCGTCTCCGCGCCAATAGGCGCCGGAGGATTTGAGC from Candidatus Syntrophosphaera sp. includes these protein-coding regions:
- the thrS gene encoding threonine--tRNA ligase; translated protein: MPINITLPDGSVKSYEQPVSALAVAEEISPRLAEASICAEIDGKLHDLNHIMDKDASLVLHTFKTDTGKDIYWHSTAHLMAQAVKQLFPNVKVTIGPAIEQGFYYDFDRDEPFTEEELARIEDRMRLLSQQNLVYERRELTKAEAVEIFTKLGEDYKIEILQEIPDTDIISTYRQGDFIDLCRGPHILDTGKLKAIKLLKSSGAYWRGDEKNKMLQRIYGISFPTQKELDEYLEFLRQAALRDHRKLGKDLDLFSINDDIGPGLVLWHPNGAMIRHLIETYWKEEHLKRGYKLVYTPHVGRANLWETSGHLGFYKENMYAPMDVEGQEYYIKPMNCPFHIAIYNSNLHSYRELPLRLGELGTVYRYERSGVLHGLMRVRGFTQDDAHIICTPDQLDGEVEKLIVFSLDMLRHFGFQEFLIYLSTMPEAKVGDPQDWETATASLRQSLEKLGLAYEVDAGGGAFYGPKIDIKIKDAIGRAWQCTTIQFDFNEPERFKMSYIGADNAQHRPFMIHRAILGSVERFFATLLEYHSGNLPLWLCPVQLVILPITDGQLEYARKIEEQMNLLGLRCEVDARNEKIGYKIREAEIRKVPFMCILGKKEQENETLTLRQHTVGDLGSMSFEDAVKRIRDGS